One genomic segment of Coffea arabica cultivar ET-39 chromosome 6e, Coffea Arabica ET-39 HiFi, whole genome shotgun sequence includes these proteins:
- the LOC113695132 gene encoding uncharacterized protein isoform X3, with translation MGNVTSNVAAKFAFFPPDPPTYDVYKDEDGKYICSGLTADKNVDVHVLETKVGNKIVATFWKHPFGRFTLLYSHAMIIQDMELPLEDIILYGQSVGSGPTLHLASRQHRLRAVVLHSAILSGIRVLYNVKMTFWFDIFKNIDKIRNVSCPVLVIHGTSDDIVDWSHGKRLWELSREKYDPLWVQGGGHCNLETFPEYIKHLRKFMKAMEKHSFSKRSKANLSPTSSITEGKYKCLRLARK, from the exons ATGGGCAATGTAACATCAAACGTGGCTGCAAAGTTTGCATTTTTCCCTCCAGACCCTCCAACATATGATGTTTACAAAGATGAAGATGGCAAGTATATTTGCAGCGGATTAACAGCTGATAAGAATGTAGATGTTCACGTATTGGAAACAAAAGTTGGTAATAAAATTGTGGCTACCTTCTGGAAACATCCTTTTGGGAGGTTTACGCTTTTGTATTCCCATG CTATGATTATTCAGGATATGGAGCTTCCTCTG GAGGATATCATCTTATATGGCCAATCTGTTGGGAGTGGTCCAACACTACATTTGGCTTCTCGTCAGCATAGGTTGCGAGCGGTTGTTCTGCATAGTGCTATCCTTTCAGGAATTCGAGTATTGTACAACGTAAAGATGACATTTTGGTTTGACATATTCAAA AATATAGACAAGATAAGGAATGTCAGCTGCCCAGTCTTAGTTATACAT GGCACAAGCGATGACATTGTTGACTGGTCCCATGGCAAGAGATTGTGGGAACTATCCAGAGAAAAATATGATCCATTATGGGTCCAAGGAGGAGGTCATTGTAACCTTGAGACTTTCCCTGAATACATAAAGCACCTGCGCAAGTTCATGAAAGCGATGGAAAAACACTCATTTTCAAAACGAAGCAAGGCTAACCTGTCTCCAACTTCAAGTATAACTGAAGGAAAATATAAATGCTTGAGACTTGCTAGAAAATAA
- the LOC113695132 gene encoding uncharacterized protein isoform X1, producing the protein MGNVTSNVAAKFAFFPPDPPTYDVYKDEDGKYICSGLTADKNVDVHVLETKVGNKIVATFWKHPFGRFTLLYSHGNAADLGQMQELFIELRAHLRVNIMGYDYSGYGASSGKPSEFNTYYDIEAVFDCLKNEYGIKQEDIILYGQSVGSGPTLHLASRQHRLRAVVLHSAILSGIRVLYNVKMTFWFDIFKNIDKIRNVSCPVLVIHGTSDDIVDWSHGKRLWELSREKYDPLWVQGGGHCNLETFPEYIKHLRKFMKAMEKHSFSKRSKANLSPTSSITEGKYKCLRLARK; encoded by the exons ATGGGCAATGTAACATCAAACGTGGCTGCAAAGTTTGCATTTTTCCCTCCAGACCCTCCAACATATGATGTTTACAAAGATGAAGATGGCAAGTATATTTGCAGCGGATTAACAGCTGATAAGAATGTAGATGTTCACGTATTGGAAACAAAAGTTGGTAATAAAATTGTGGCTACCTTCTGGAAACATCCTTTTGGGAGGTTTACGCTTTTGTATTCCCATGGTAATGCTGCTGATTTGGGCCAAATGCAAGAGCTTTTCATTGAGCTCAGAGCTCACCTTCGTGTTAATATCATGGG CTATGATTATTCAGGATATGGAGCTTCCTCTGGTAAG CCATCTGAGTTCAACACATACTATGACATAGAGGCTGTATTCGATTGTTTGAAGAATGAATATGGAATAAAGCAGGAGGATATCATCTTATATGGCCAATCTGTTGGGAGTGGTCCAACACTACATTTGGCTTCTCGTCAGCATAGGTTGCGAGCGGTTGTTCTGCATAGTGCTATCCTTTCAGGAATTCGAGTATTGTACAACGTAAAGATGACATTTTGGTTTGACATATTCAAA AATATAGACAAGATAAGGAATGTCAGCTGCCCAGTCTTAGTTATACAT GGCACAAGCGATGACATTGTTGACTGGTCCCATGGCAAGAGATTGTGGGAACTATCCAGAGAAAAATATGATCCATTATGGGTCCAAGGAGGAGGTCATTGTAACCTTGAGACTTTCCCTGAATACATAAAGCACCTGCGCAAGTTCATGAAAGCGATGGAAAAACACTCATTTTCAAAACGAAGCAAGGCTAACCTGTCTCCAACTTCAAGTATAACTGAAGGAAAATATAAATGCTTGAGACTTGCTAGAAAATAA
- the LOC113695132 gene encoding uncharacterized protein isoform X2, producing the protein MGNVTSNVAAKFAFFPPDPPTYDVYKDEDGKYICSGLTADKNVDVHVLETKVGNKIVATFWKHPFGRFTLLYSHAMIIQDMELPLQEDIILYGQSVGSGPTLHLASRQHRLRAVVLHSAILSGIRVLYNVKMTFWFDIFKNIDKIRNVSCPVLVIHGTSDDIVDWSHGKRLWELSREKYDPLWVQGGGHCNLETFPEYIKHLRKFMKAMEKHSFSKRSKANLSPTSSITEGKYKCLRLARK; encoded by the exons ATGGGCAATGTAACATCAAACGTGGCTGCAAAGTTTGCATTTTTCCCTCCAGACCCTCCAACATATGATGTTTACAAAGATGAAGATGGCAAGTATATTTGCAGCGGATTAACAGCTGATAAGAATGTAGATGTTCACGTATTGGAAACAAAAGTTGGTAATAAAATTGTGGCTACCTTCTGGAAACATCCTTTTGGGAGGTTTACGCTTTTGTATTCCCATG CTATGATTATTCAGGATATGGAGCTTCCTCTG CAGGAGGATATCATCTTATATGGCCAATCTGTTGGGAGTGGTCCAACACTACATTTGGCTTCTCGTCAGCATAGGTTGCGAGCGGTTGTTCTGCATAGTGCTATCCTTTCAGGAATTCGAGTATTGTACAACGTAAAGATGACATTTTGGTTTGACATATTCAAA AATATAGACAAGATAAGGAATGTCAGCTGCCCAGTCTTAGTTATACAT GGCACAAGCGATGACATTGTTGACTGGTCCCATGGCAAGAGATTGTGGGAACTATCCAGAGAAAAATATGATCCATTATGGGTCCAAGGAGGAGGTCATTGTAACCTTGAGACTTTCCCTGAATACATAAAGCACCTGCGCAAGTTCATGAAAGCGATGGAAAAACACTCATTTTCAAAACGAAGCAAGGCTAACCTGTCTCCAACTTCAAGTATAACTGAAGGAAAATATAAATGCTTGAGACTTGCTAGAAAATAA